DNA from Cyprinus carpio isolate SPL01 chromosome B3, ASM1834038v1, whole genome shotgun sequence:
actctttccgcattgatcacatgtgtgtggcttctctccactgtggatcctcatgtgtatCTTAAGGCTTCTGTTACATGTAAAACtgttcccacactgatcacatgtgtgtggtttctctcctgtgtggattTTTATGTGTCTATTAAGGTTATCTTTTAGTGAGAAACTCTTCCCGCATTGATCACACGtgtgtggcttctctccagtgtggatcctcatgtgtatCTTAAGTTTTCCGTTACAtacaaaactcttcccacactgatcacatgtgtgtggtttctctcccGTGTGGATTTTTGTGTGTTCATTAAGGCTATATTttcgtgtgaaactctttccgcattgatcacacgtgtgtggcttctctccagtgtggatcctcatgtgtatCTTAAGGTTTTGGTTATAtgcaaaactcttcccacactgatcacacgtgtgtggtttctctcctgtgtgcatttttatgtgtctattaaggttttcttttagtgtgaaactcttcccgcattTATCACACGGtgtgtggcttctctccagtgtggatttttatATGATCCTTAAGGTGTTCTTTccatgtgaaactctttccacactgatcacatgtgtgcatCTTCTCTCCACCATGAACCCTCATGTGAagtttaagactttttttgtttggtaaTGTCTTTCCAGTCTGAGGGCAAGAATATTTGGCTCTCGTAAATGACTTTTCTCCAGTTTGGACATGATGATTTTTCTCCTCTCCTTCACTCAGTTCTTCACTCTCCTCGATCTGTTCCATGAAGTCtagaataacaacaaaaaaaataaaaataaaggggaatgacaaaatgaaatcaaatataacaccAGAACATAGACAATTGCAAAACAACAGTACagtgaattattacaatttttacaatttaataaacaattatatgtCCATGGAACTTTCCATGAATTAGTCACATTGATCAGTTgctctttttaaaacaatataggCACAAAtccttattttaaaatgaatgaaaactatttaaatgatCCTATTTAGCCTTAACACTGACCCACTGCATCTCAATCCAATCTCAACTTTTACACAAACTGTACTGAAAGTGAAATGTGTTTCTCATGCAtgaatttgtgtttaaataaattgaacttttccaaatcaaacacacctgaatcaactCGTCAATAGAGACTCCAGGCCCAGAAATATATTGGTCAGATAAGGGAGACGTCCAAAATGTACACTGTTGGcgtgcctccaggaacagggctGGGAAACACTGAtataacccatccaagtgcacacacagtgaacacacacacagcagtgaacacacacccagagttCTTTTGATTGCTTTTATAAACCCTTTTACCaaaagggttaaaaataaccATGACCGActtctataatttaaaataaactgaagtttattaaaagtaaatatagattttacttaaaggggtcatatgacgtttgTGGCTGCAAACTTGTGATAAGCCACTTTCCATGTAGGGGCGAACAACTGACGCATGAGTCTGTAGCATAGCTTCTTATTTTCGCTCAACAGCAATCCATAAGATCAACAGTTGAACCATAGCTTCTCCGCTAAACACTAGCACATCAACCACATGAACACACAATCTGAAAATTGTATCCGCTTCCCCCTACTCACCACACCTACTTCCTTCCCTGTACTAAATACACAACTACAATAATGTCTCAATTGAACATTTCATAACATTCAATGAATGTTTATCATACATAAacttaattatattcaaattaataaatcagtcCATTCAGTCCAAaatatgaaaagagaaaaagaaatggcACCAACATGCTCTTCTGCATTAGCGGGAGGTACACTGTAATCCATCGTTTCCAGAAAAAGTTGCAAAAATACTGTTATTTCATCTTGAAAACTTGTTGAACATAACAAACAAGAGATTCTTCAGCAAAAAACGAGATCTTCTGCTAAGACAGTTTGGGCCTTAACCTGGGATTTGATTTTGATCATGTGGTTAAGTAATTCTTGAGCTTTGGGATGTTGTGAAAGACGGCTGCTGTTTCTCTTCACTTCTGACTCAAGTACAGGAGCATATTCCTACATTTCAACAGCCATGCAGTTGCTCTTTGTAATTTTTCCCATGATGAAAAATGTTCTACTAGCTTGCTAAATGTTGTTGAATTAGCTGTAGTGATAGTAAAAACAGCAGTGCTTCTCTTTATCTCTGGATCACTGTCAGAAATGCAAAATGATTATTGAGTCAATTGAGGCCAGTCTGCAGCAGGACCCTTCAAATATTCTGGACCTCTCAGCCATCATTCCAAAAAAGAGCTAGACCTTACGCCTCGGGAGGCATTGTCAGCAGGATTGGCTGCGTAGTTCACATAATGCCACTGAAACTTCTGTGACAGATTTCTGAGTGTAAACTCTGTTGGCCACATATGTCTGGAATCTGCTAATATCTTTCAAGATATATTTAAGGAATGATGTACTGTCCGTTCAAAATACTGAATCATCCAGAGTTAGCTCTAGTTCTCCTTTCAACATTCTGTAGCAAGAACTGCAGCTGCCAATTCAAGTCTCGGGTTAGTCATCAATTTTAGTGGGGCTACTCTTGCCTTCCCTATCACAAAAAACATCATGGATAAAACCACTAATGTCTGCAAGACACAAATAACTAGCTGTACCATAGTCAATTTCGCTAGCGTGACAGAAGTAGTGTAATTGAGCACTACGTATGTAACAAGGTTCTTGTTGAGGAAAGAAGAGGACACGGTCGGCTTGACTGCTGACGGTGGCTTTTATTATCATAAATTCACTCTCAAAACAGATCGTTTCTCAGACAGCACAGAAACATAAACACATTCGTATAATAACTTTCACTAAAGCAAGGATTCCAGCTCAGTCAGGTTCCACCAGTCAGCAGTCCTTCTCTCTCTTCCACACTCCTGTTTCTCCTGGCGTTATATagtctctccacgccaattactgaaacCAGACACAGGTGTTGGTTATTTGTGTTTAACCCACTCACTCACCGTTCGTCTCACgactctctctcccgctgcagacttcgctgAACCACGCCCCCCTTGCCACAACGTATTTTCCCAAAATTGTTGGGTATGAAGCTTCTACTGAAGCTCAAATCTGAAAGTAGCTTGAGCTCTTCTAGCCACTTGTCCCATTTTTGTGCAAAGGCTGCAGGAATTTCTTCGTCCCACCTGTAGTTCATCCTGCACAATTCTTGGCAGAATTACTGGAGCAAGGAATCCAAGTGGGTCGTAAACTGAATTGGTAACTGATAAAATACCTCTTCTAGTAAATtgtcaatgttttattatattgtcGTTTGTCGACTGTTTCATCCCTCTGAAGTCCCAGTGCACTCTTCATCTCTACACAAGTCAAGATGTTTCACATCTTTAGAGCTCTCCTTCTCAGGGACTGATGCTAATACAGTGCGGCTATTACCAACCCATTTGGTGAGCTTAAATCCACCAGTAGCACATACTGCAATGAGCTCCTGCATCAACATGATGTCTATTATATGAGACAGACTTGAAGTAATCATCCACATAAAAAGTGTTACGAATTGTGGATAAAACTTCAAATTCAACTTTGCCTTCGTTATTATCTGCTGCCTTCCTTAATGCAAAGTTAACGCAGTTCACAGACGTACTTGTAgtgattttaatcccgtccgaatcttccacatctgtgtttttctcacacaacctctgtaataattccagagcaaattacctgaAAAGAGCCTGATCACGTAAACTGTTAATACTGGCTATTGGAATCTGCTTATATCTTGAATGAAGTGCATGAATTTGCTCGAGCAACTGGtactagcacacctcaaagactgcctcccacccacactggacccacaccaatttgcctaccgtagaaataggagcacagaggatgcagtatgcacagtgctgcactctgcactcacacacttggacgataacaacacatatgtatggatgttgtttgttgacttcagctcagcatttaacactgtcattccctccaagctgaccacaaaacttggagacctggacattaacacctccctctgcaattggattatggactttctgaccaacaaacctcagcatgttaggtcaggccacacctgctccaccaccatcacactcaacaccggcgtaccacagggctgtgtacTGAGCCCATTCCattactccctctacacccacgactgcaagcctgtgcatggatcaaactccatcaagtttgcagatgacaccacggtgattggcctcatcagagacaacgatgagactgcctacagagaggaggtacagcacctggccacatggtgcactgacaataacctgctccttaacaccagcatcacaaaggagctcattgtggacttcaggaagatgaaaggaagcacgcatgaccccatccacattaacgggatggttgttgaacatgTCTccacagggctccaaacaaaaaaatagagtaaggagccattggctcctataagaaaaaaacttaggagccagaTCATTTTTTTAgatgccacagaataaacgtgttttatttattttacgattattatttatttatttacattttaacatttcaatcatactgtcatgtgtttatgtctcatcttttcttgactttatcagcattttaatccatcttgcagatgacctgggaactaaggttcacttaaagtaggaactaaatgtcttttccaacttgaaatctacagtcagttgttcattacacagaatctgtaccagtatcatggagcataagcatcacttggccactgagtgtagcttgggctcctcctacacgagacatttcagtaagttgtactgcaGGCTCTCTtataatatagcctaccttttgatgttaattcatgttcattatgtactatattagtaaagagaaagattaaatgggttcacttgcccttgaactgaggcgctaaagcaactgcgcctgccccattaaggagaACCAAAACTGTAtggtttgaatttcgttatgaattcggaataattttaaagctgatactttttattaaaaagtgacaaagcacagagctttttgcgattactggacgccagttgcacttcaaataatgaagttcacgcattaaaagaacacagaccaagatcttgtttagaaggagctatattagtaattattataaatgagaattgttaacaatattgccaatattcacacagctgacagctttacctgttctagtttgttcaagttgtgcacgaaatagacgctgtattttctgcagtttcccttcttacgtctccgtcatttctctctcgctggaCAGCAGAGCTGCgattatcagactgtgtgcgtcagctctgatgtgcggcagagaagaggactgttttaaactctctttttccactaaaactttaatgcgcatcgtctcagtttaatacgtgaacataacaaaagatttgatcgcaaaacaataaggaaaaaaggcattacattcaaatttttaagttataacatgtaaatatatacccagatagcaataacacttggactgattctggctgaaacgcgtctctgtcggttcagtctcggcatcggtgagaagataatggaccagagccgcgccgactctacaaaacacttctggctgacagacggctttttctctatgggccgatctcagCTGAAacctgttgtacacgcggcaggtccacattcggtgtagttgtgtgtattaaccttcggcccgagttcgttttatcacagacggggcgctgctagaatgaagcaaatcatccgcctgagaaaacttttttttagaggTTAAATCCCGaagagctttcggcgggtagtcgccagtggcgacctagcaaaaacgtcactcgcaaattaatatttgtggTCGCCAAATaaatcgaaaatacattttggtccaaaaataacgacttgattcaggattgtcttctcttccgggtctgttgtgaacgtgactgctgtgactgttgacgtacgacgctgctgacgtgttctacTGGTGCgtccaataacaaagataacacgtcagcagcgtcgtacgtcagcggcgtcactgcagtgttgtgaacgcgctcacaacagacccgaaagagaagaaaatgcttaaaaaagtcgtaatttttgttatttttggagcaaaatgtattttcgatgcttcaataaattctaacggaccctctgatgtcacatggactactttgatgtttttattatctttctggCCCCAAGTTTGCCTCTGCGCTTAGCAATGAGTGATTTAAAACTCTCCATTACAATTTCAGTACCATAAGTATCAGTTATCATAAACGCTTATTCACAACCGCTTTGCATGTTTGGCTCAAACGAAAATCAAGCTTGCATTTTTGCATCAACAGCTTGCATCAGCTTAAATCTTTGGCCCCTATCAGGGAACTTTAAAGCATCTTGCAAGTCCACTTTTAATAGTGATCGTCATCATCAAACCTCAATACATGTGCAGTGCCGAAAAATCTTTCTTTAGAACACACTTTTTCCAGTTCATAAATAGCGCTTCCAAACTCCTACTGACCACGCCTACTTCCTTCCCTGCACTAAATACACAACTGCAATAATATAACAAGAGTctcatttaaaaaattcataacaTTCAATGAAAATACTTAATACACaaacaataatcaaaacataaattctattcaaattaataaatcagtcCATTCAGTCCAACatatgaaaaagaagaaaagaacatGGCTACAACAATGTTGCTAAGAAACACTTCTACATTATTTGTagatttggtgtaatgcaatgtgtttatgtggtttaaggtggGACATCTGTGTGAGCCGCGCCACAAGGAAacatttctacatatatttactaGAGTTGAGCCGGATACTCGGCTGAAACGAGTATCCGGTATGGATAAAGCACTTTTGCAGAGTACAAGTAATACAAGTAATACGAGTCAATATCTGTGCTcggattaaataaaaattctcattgGGTTGCTGACCGTGTCTGCGTTCTGTGATAGGCTAGTCACAGTGCCCCTCCCCTACACACACGTACAGATGTATTGTGTTGCTGTGTCACGctctgctcactcacacacagaacactgagaagagaacagcgctctctctctctctgtctctcctcagtCACTCAGGTTCGCGGGTCTTTTCCGTTAACGTTTAGGTGTTCTTCAGCTtcaggtttgttttttacttgGGTTTGTAGTACTTATTAACAAGTAGAGTTTTGGTAAACGTGGGGTTTGTTTAGACGTGGCGCTTGGTAGAATGCGACTCGCGTTGCGTCTCTGCCtgtcagagatttttttttcttttttaaacgtCAGCTGGCTCTAACCAGTTTTTTGGACTTCAACGCACTGAGTGACACTTATTTCTtgctgtatttcataaaaaataaataaaagtagttgTGGTATATAAAAccatattacaaattaattagctacacacacgcacacagtctctttctccctctctctgccggtcatctgagtttttttttttttaaaccgtctGCTGGCTCTAACCAGTTTTTTGACTTCACGCACTGAGTGACACTTATTTCTtgctgtatttcataaaaaaataaaggtagttgtggtataaataatattacaaattaacacacacacacacacatacctggtgtggaaataataaaaaaaataaaataaccaaaaaataaaaaaccacactgattataaaaaaatttaaagttaagAAAGTTATGTTGAGATGAAATTTGgttcattacatttaattcataattgcaACCGCATGTGTTGTATTCATTGTTGCAAAACTTGTTCTGTATATAGTTCGTTTGTTATCGTGATCAAACAACCATTGATCTGAAGCTCAATGCTGATGCTGTCATGTAAATAGTTTTTCTAATCAGCAATAAATATAACCATTTCTGCTCAACCCCTATCAATTGCATGCTTAAAATACCATACCGGTTAAAGCCCCGCCCGTTTTAAGTCAACCAGACCCACTTCCGGGTTAAATCCCGCCCAGTCCGAGTAccgatacagatacagataattcATATGGTTAACAGATACAGATAATGCTGTACTTGTTCATCCCTAATATTTACACtgtggtttgaaagaaaacagcatatCCTTGTGCCGCGaaacagaagagcgtacgctacCCGCATCCAActtatattctccaaaatggcgctatggtgatCCGGACAGATTTATGGGAGACGAATTGTTAAATaaggtcattatttttgttttctttgcattcaaaaagtattattgtcacttcataatgttatggttgaaccactgatggcagatggagtattctgacgatatctttcatacttttctggacctgacactgttatttacttggtagtcaatgggacagtcacaagcctcccggtcttcatccaaaatatcttaaattgtgttccgaagacgaacaaagcttttaagggtttggaacgacatgggggtaagtgattaatgacaaatttttaattttggggtggagtatccctttaataatgaaGCTCATATGTATTTATGTtctt
Protein-coding regions in this window:
- the LOC122136640 gene encoding LOW QUALITY PROTEIN: gastrula zinc finger protein XlCGF28.1-like (The sequence of the model RefSeq protein was modified relative to this genomic sequence to represent the inferred CDS: deleted 1 base in 1 codon), which codes for MEQIEESEELSEGEEKNHHVQTGEKSFTRAKYSCPQTGKTLPNKKSLKLHMRVHGGEKMHTCDQCGKSFTWKEHLKDHIKIHTGEKPHPCDKCGKSFTLKENLNRHIKMHTGEKPHTCDQCGKSFAYNQNLKIHMRIHTGEKPHTCDQCGKSFTRKYSLNEHTKIHTGEKPHTCDQCGKSFVCNGKLKIHMRIHTGEKPHTCDQCGKSFSLKDNLNRHIKIHTGEKPHTCDQCGNSFTCNRSLKIHMRIHSGEKPHTCDQCGKSFTRKDRLNEHTKIHSGEKPHTCDQCGKSFTRKEHLNEHMTIHMGEKPHTCDQCGMSFTPKDRLNEHTKIHSGEKPHTCDQCGKSFTRKEHLNEHMTIHTGEKPHTCDQCGKSFTRKEHLNEHTKIHTGEKPHTCDQCGKSFTRKDHLKDHIKIHSGEKPHTCDQCGKSFTRKDHLKIHMKTHTGEKLYS